The following proteins are encoded in a genomic region of Pseudodesulfovibrio mercurii:
- a CDS encoding molybdate ABC transporter permease subunit has product MDFVGILAQPETINPLRLTLKALAVSGALHLVGGVLIAYYLTSGKGPLRSVVDFLVTLPLVFPPIATGFILLLLLGRAGWLGRYSPVDIVFNFPGVVLASFVSGLPLMVKPVEAALKGDVRRLGEIAQVLGKSDWQTFWLVLLPNIRRNVTAGWFLALGRSLGEVGVTLMLGGNIIGKTNTLSLEIYNAVFSGEFDRAMVLAVIIGMFSLTIFAALKKLSAV; this is encoded by the coding sequence ATGGACTTCGTCGGCATCCTGGCCCAGCCGGAGACCATCAACCCTCTCCGGCTCACCTTGAAGGCGCTGGCCGTATCCGGTGCCCTGCACCTGGTCGGCGGCGTGCTCATCGCCTACTACCTGACCTCGGGCAAGGGACCGCTCCGGTCCGTGGTGGACTTCCTGGTCACCCTGCCCCTGGTCTTTCCGCCCATCGCCACCGGGTTCATCCTGCTCCTGCTCCTGGGCAGGGCCGGGTGGCTCGGGCGGTACTCGCCGGTGGACATCGTCTTCAACTTCCCCGGCGTGGTCCTGGCCTCCTTCGTGTCCGGCCTGCCGCTCATGGTCAAGCCGGTGGAGGCGGCCCTCAAGGGCGACGTCCGCCGCCTGGGCGAGATCGCCCAGGTGCTGGGCAAAAGCGACTGGCAGACCTTCTGGCTGGTCCTTCTGCCCAACATCAGGCGCAACGTGACCGCGGGCTGGTTCCTGGCCCTCGGACGCTCCCTGGGCGAGGTCGGGGTGACGCTCATGCTCGGCGGCAACATCATCGGCAAGACCAACACCCTGTCACTTGAAATCTACAACGCGGTCTTCAGCGGCGAATTCGACCGGGCCATGGTCCTGGCGGTGATCATCGGGATGTTCTCGCTGACCATCTTCGCCGCCCTGAAGAAACTGTCCGCCGTCTAG
- a CDS encoding Rossmann-like domain-containing protein codes for MKSVLEIVRQRALELWTKEGILDENITVTAAPLTVKEAIGTPEGNDFPIQKGKEKLMEANFHGARGQAFTDQYGNYTGTLRQIAALSLDDNYHRAVFVSTMNAICRSLGMTRNTVHCRDTGPAECARGVFQYIDDYYGKGRVTIIGFQPTLAQAVSSGTEVRLVDLDPDNIGQVKRGVLVEGGEATQDAIDWADMLLVTGTTLANASIDLFLTGKPVLFYGTTIAGAASLMGWNRYCPQSS; via the coding sequence ATGAAATCCGTTCTTGAAATCGTGCGCCAACGAGCCCTGGAACTCTGGACCAAGGAGGGCATTCTCGACGAGAACATCACCGTGACCGCCGCGCCCCTGACCGTCAAGGAGGCCATCGGCACGCCCGAGGGCAACGACTTCCCCATCCAGAAGGGCAAGGAAAAGCTCATGGAGGCCAATTTCCACGGCGCGCGCGGCCAGGCCTTCACCGACCAGTACGGCAACTACACCGGCACCCTGCGCCAGATCGCCGCGCTCTCGCTGGACGACAACTATCACCGGGCCGTGTTCGTCTCGACCATGAACGCGATCTGCCGCTCCCTGGGGATGACCCGGAACACGGTCCACTGCCGCGACACGGGCCCGGCCGAATGCGCCCGGGGGGTGTTCCAGTACATCGACGACTATTACGGCAAGGGCCGCGTGACCATCATCGGCTTCCAGCCCACCCTGGCCCAGGCCGTGAGCAGCGGCACCGAGGTCCGGCTGGTGGACCTGGACCCGGACAACATCGGCCAGGTCAAGCGCGGCGTGCTCGTGGAGGGCGGCGAGGCCACCCAGGACGCCATCGACTGGGCGGACATGCTCCTGGTCACGGGCACGACCCTGGCCAACGCGTCCATCGATCTCTTTCTCACCGGCAAACCCGTGCTGTTCTACGGCACGACCATAGCCGGAGCGGCCAGCCTCATGGGCTGGAACCGCTACTGTCCGCAGAGCAGCTAG
- the modA gene encoding molybdate ABC transporter substrate-binding protein, which yields MHFIRVCTLMLTLLLALPASAWADGNVVLASGAGYKKMVNALNAAYEKKTGQTLDLIYGNMGRVTTLAKESGKVDIVLGDAQFLLKRAALPVSEQTELGRGKLVLAFAKGSKFSKVADLDNPEAGRIAMPDTSKAIYGKAAREFLTNTGRLPGIKPRLVEVATVPQVFSYLATNEVDMGFINLTHALNVKDKLGGYVLVDEKDYSPISIIAAILTSAPNEDKAKAFLDFVKTDEAQAIVRANGL from the coding sequence ATGCATTTCATTCGAGTCTGTACCCTGATGCTTACCCTGCTCCTGGCCCTGCCCGCGAGCGCCTGGGCCGACGGCAACGTGGTCCTGGCCTCCGGGGCGGGCTATAAGAAAATGGTCAACGCCCTGAACGCCGCCTATGAGAAAAAGACCGGCCAGACCCTGGACCTGATCTACGGCAACATGGGCCGGGTGACCACCCTGGCCAAGGAGAGCGGCAAGGTGGACATCGTCCTGGGCGACGCCCAGTTCCTGCTCAAGCGCGCGGCCCTGCCCGTGTCCGAACAGACCGAACTGGGACGGGGCAAGCTGGTCCTGGCCTTTGCCAAGGGGTCCAAGTTCTCCAAGGTCGCGGATCTGGACAACCCCGAGGCCGGACGCATCGCCATGCCCGACACGAGCAAGGCCATCTACGGCAAGGCGGCCCGCGAATTTCTGACCAACACCGGCAGGCTGCCGGGCATCAAGCCCCGTCTTGTGGAAGTGGCCACCGTGCCCCAGGTCTTCTCCTACCTGGCCACCAACGAGGTGGACATGGGCTTCATCAACCTGACCCATGCCCTGAACGTCAAGGACAAGCTGGGCGGCTACGTGCTCGTGGACGAAAAGGACTACTCGCCCATCAGCATCATCGCGGCCATACTGACCAGCGCCCCGAACGAGGACAAGGCCAAGGCGTTCCTCGACTTCGTCAAGACGGACGAGGCCCAGGCCATCGTCAGGGCGAACGGCCTGTAA